The Primulina huaijiensis isolate GDHJ02 chromosome 12, ASM1229523v2, whole genome shotgun sequence genome has a window encoding:
- the LOC140989328 gene encoding aspartic proteinase NANA, chloroplast, whose product MALIGYAPHFSIFQILLLLSSTTAGNDPFIKLTLLHKNPYPLTPSEALSTDKRRLSTLFSRPKLPVNSAASFGSGQYLVSLHIGTPPQRLLLVADTGSDLTWVSCSACRGQHCSSKRATFFYPRHSTTFSPYHCYDPACALVPHPTKHVPCNHTRLHSTCRYEYSYSDGSITSGFFSHETTTFNTSSGKLVKFRRLSLGCGFSKSGPSVSGPSFSGADGVLGLGRGPISFTSELGRTFGLKFSYCLLDFTRSPTPTSYLLIGGPRNGSQPTAKLKYTPLLTNPLSSTFYYIRIQNVRINNVNLRISPSVWAIDESGNGGTIVDSGTTLTYLVKPAYQIIIAAFKRLVKLPRAAEPTLGFDLCLNVSGGLRPSLPRLSFKLRGGSIFSPSPSNYFIDTADGVKCLALQPVSSPTGSSVIGNLMQQGFTFEFDKDRSRLGFSRHGCSVP is encoded by the coding sequence ATGGCATTGATCGGCTACGCACCTCATTTCTCCATCTTTCAGATCCTTCTCCTGCTATCTTCCACTACCGCCGGGAATGATCCGTTCATTAAACTGACACTCCTCCACAAGAATCCCTACCCACTAACTCCATCAGAAGCCCTCTCCACCGATAAACGCCGCCTCTCCACTCTCTTTTCACGGCCGAAGCTCCCCGTCAACTCCGCCGCTTCATTCGGCTCCGGCCAGTACCTCGTCAGCCTCCACATCGGCACCCCTCCGCAGCGTCTACTTCTCGTGGCGGACACCGGAAGCGATCTAACTTGGGTCTCATGCTCCGCTTGCAGAGGCCAGCATTGCTCCTCCAAACGTGCCACCTTCTTTTACCCTCGCCACTCGACCACATTTTCACCCTACCACTGCTACGATCCTGCTTGCGCTCTCGTTCCCCATCCCACGAAGCATGTCCCCTGCAACCACACCCGCCTCCACAGCACGTGCCGCTACGAGTACTCCTACTCCGACGGATCCATAACCAGCGGCTTCTTCTCCCATGAAACGACGACATTTAACACGAGCTCCGGGAAGCTAGTTAAGTTCCGGCGTCTGTCTTTGGGCTGCGGGTTCTCCAAATCTGGGCCGAGTGTTTCGGGCCCGAGCTTCAGTGGAGCTGATGGTGTATTGGGCCTGGGCCGAGGGCCCATTTCATTTACATCTGAACTGGGCCGTACATTCGGGCTCAAGTTCTCTTACTGTTTATTGGATTTCACGCGCTCCCCAACGCCAACGAGTTATCTTTTGATCGGCGGCCCGCGGAATGGCTCGCAGCCGACGGCTAAGCTTAAATACACTCCTCTGCTCACTAACCCTCTCTCATCGACATTTTACTACATTAGGATCCAAAATGTCCGTATAAATAACGTGAATTTACGCATTAGCCCCTCGGTGTGGGCAATCGACGAGTCAGGCAATGGGGGGACCATAGTGGACTCGGGGACAACATTGACTTATCTAGTCAAGCCAGCTTACCAAATTATCATAGCCGCATTCAAGCGGCTCGTGAAGCTTCCTAGGGCAGCGGAGCCAACCCTAGGGTTCGATTTGTGTTTAAATGTATCGGGTGGTTTGAGGCCTAGCCTACCCCGATTGAGCTTCAAACTCAgaggtggctcgattttctcgCCGTCACCTTCGAATTACTTCATCGACACGGCTGATGGTGTCAAATGTTTGGCGTTGCAGCCGGTATCATCTCCAACCGGATCATCGGTGATCGGAAACCTGATGCAACAGGGATTTACATTCGAGTTCGACAAGGATCGATCACGGTTGGGTTTTTCGCGACATGGTTGTTCGGTCCCGTAA